The proteins below come from a single Rhodococcus sp. WMMA185 genomic window:
- a CDS encoding 3-hydroxyacyl-CoA dehydrogenase family protein, translating into MNVGVVGAGTMGAGVTECLARAGHEVVVVEPDPQMVELARSRTRDSLRLAILLGRRDGTEPRDVAARVNWTGQMSDLSEADVVIECVPERIDLKERVFAELGRVCPPDTLLASCTSGIPVDKLAENTSRPENVVGLHFMNPAPLKDTVEVVRGPRTSAQSLDRALALVESLNKTGIVVGDRPGFVLNRVLMLCIGEAATAVDAGLADAETVDALFEGCLGHPMGPLRTADLIGLDNVRDTMTALRELTGDDHYRPPSALVALVEAGHCGRKTGRGFHDYG; encoded by the coding sequence ATGAACGTGGGTGTGGTCGGGGCAGGAACGATGGGCGCGGGGGTGACCGAATGTCTCGCGAGGGCCGGCCACGAGGTCGTCGTCGTAGAGCCTGATCCTCAGATGGTCGAACTGGCCCGGTCGCGGACGAGGGACTCGCTGCGCCTGGCGATACTTCTCGGCCGACGTGATGGCACCGAACCTCGAGATGTGGCGGCGCGGGTGAACTGGACGGGGCAGATGTCCGATCTGTCCGAGGCCGATGTAGTCATCGAGTGCGTTCCCGAGCGAATCGATCTCAAGGAGAGGGTGTTCGCCGAACTCGGTCGAGTATGTCCACCCGACACCCTCTTGGCCTCCTGCACGTCGGGCATTCCCGTGGACAAGCTCGCGGAGAACACCTCACGGCCTGAGAATGTCGTCGGCCTGCACTTCATGAACCCCGCACCGCTCAAGGACACGGTCGAGGTGGTTCGGGGCCCGCGCACGTCTGCGCAGTCGCTCGACCGTGCGCTCGCGCTCGTCGAATCGCTGAACAAGACCGGCATCGTCGTCGGTGACAGACCTGGCTTCGTGCTCAATCGCGTTCTCATGCTGTGTATCGGTGAGGCGGCGACCGCAGTGGACGCTGGTCTCGCCGACGCCGAAACCGTCGATGCCCTGTTCGAGGGTTGCCTCGGCCACCCAATGGGACCGCTGCGCACCGCAGATCTGATCGGCCTCGACAACGTCCGCGACACGATGACCGCGCTGCGCGAGTTGACCGGAGACGATCACTACCGCCCGCCTTCGGCGCTCGTCGCTCTGGTCGAGGCCGGTCATTGCGGGCGTAAGACCGGGCGAGGGTTCCATGACTACGGGTGA